A region from the Catenulispora sp. MAP5-51 genome encodes:
- a CDS encoding NAD(P)-dependent alcohol dehydrogenase, producing the protein MRAVQVVGFGQPVSVVDVPEPAVEDPQDVVVRIAGAGICRTDLHIVEGALETAFAQQPPLTLGHENAGWVEAVGSGVSQLAVGDPVIVHPAVTCGFCDACRRGADMHCATWRFPGVDGWPGGYAELMRTSARALVKLEPDASPARLAPFADAGLTAMHAVRRLAPFTGVGTTVVCLGSGGVGQIAVQLLKILTPARVVVVEPDESRARTARDLGADDVIALPAEAAADAVLDLTGGRGAQAVLDLVGEGAVPEQALRMLAKGAVYSIVGYGGGVRIEHLDMINRELTILGNQIGTHAELGELMALTAAGRVTLGTETFPLEAAAEAMAAVAAGRVAGRAVLVPGM; encoded by the coding sequence ATGCGCGCGGTACAGGTAGTCGGATTCGGGCAGCCGGTCTCGGTCGTGGACGTGCCGGAACCGGCCGTCGAAGATCCGCAGGACGTGGTCGTCCGCATCGCGGGTGCCGGCATCTGCCGCACCGACCTGCACATCGTCGAGGGCGCCCTGGAGACGGCCTTCGCCCAGCAGCCCCCGCTGACCCTGGGTCACGAGAACGCGGGCTGGGTCGAGGCCGTCGGCTCGGGGGTGTCGCAGCTGGCGGTCGGCGACCCGGTGATCGTGCACCCGGCTGTCACCTGCGGGTTCTGCGATGCCTGCCGGCGCGGCGCGGACATGCATTGCGCGACGTGGCGCTTCCCCGGCGTCGACGGCTGGCCCGGCGGCTACGCGGAGCTGATGCGCACCTCGGCGCGGGCTCTGGTGAAGCTGGAGCCCGACGCCTCGCCGGCCCGGCTGGCGCCGTTCGCCGACGCCGGGCTCACGGCGATGCACGCGGTGCGGCGGCTTGCTCCCTTTACCGGTGTCGGTACGACAGTGGTCTGCCTCGGGTCGGGCGGCGTGGGGCAGATCGCGGTGCAGTTGCTGAAGATCCTGACGCCGGCCCGAGTGGTCGTGGTGGAGCCGGACGAGTCGCGCGCCCGAACGGCCCGCGACCTCGGCGCGGACGACGTCATCGCGCTGCCCGCCGAGGCGGCGGCCGACGCCGTCCTGGATCTGACCGGCGGCCGCGGCGCGCAGGCGGTACTCGACCTGGTCGGCGAGGGCGCGGTCCCGGAGCAGGCACTGCGCATGCTCGCCAAGGGCGCCGTGTACTCGATCGTCGGTTACGGCGGCGGGGTCCGCATCGAGCACCTCGACATGATCAACAGGGAACTGACCATCCTCGGCAACCAGATCGGGACGCACGCCGAACTCGGCGAACTGATGGCGCTGACCGCCGCGGGCCGCGTCACGCTCGGCACTGAGACCTTCCCGTTGGAGGCGGCCGCCGAGGCGATGGCGGCCGTCGCCGCCGGTCGGGTCGCTGGGCGGGCTGTGCTGGTGCCGGGGATGTGA
- a CDS encoding Dyp-type peroxidase produces MRPADPQPSRRAFLGTAGAVVAVGGVAGCDAHATQASPATSPRDTAAAAAAAAVAATTAADTPVPPTGRYQAGITTPQPAQPNLLAVVADLDDKTAPGPLLAELGRTILALTAGTEPRLLGLAPGDLTITIGIGPRVVRKAPGAQAAGAALPGTTDLPQFSREQIAPQARGGDLLIQLCASDALVLPVAAAALLDQAGARVTERWRQSARRGPNTPVGPGRTAPRNLLGFLDGIVGPATTAEQQGDLWLAGPAPVAGGTIAVVRRMELDLPRFAALSVPQQEAVFGRSRDSGVPLSGGTIATNPDLGAKTPDGRYLIPADAHARRAHANVVGVGLMQRRSYSIDDPRPGLLFISFQNDLHTFTATLTHMDDSDALLPFTTTTASATFLMLPGFDQRHPLGSTLFN; encoded by the coding sequence GTGCGCCCAGCCGACCCCCAACCGTCACGACGCGCGTTCCTCGGAACCGCCGGAGCGGTGGTGGCCGTCGGCGGGGTCGCGGGGTGTGACGCGCATGCCACGCAGGCCTCCCCGGCGACGTCACCGCGCGATACGGCCGCCGCGGCCGCCGCGGCCGCCGTGGCAGCCACGACCGCCGCCGACACACCGGTGCCGCCGACGGGACGCTACCAAGCCGGCATCACCACTCCCCAGCCCGCGCAACCCAACCTGCTGGCCGTCGTCGCAGACCTCGATGACAAGACGGCGCCCGGGCCGCTGCTCGCCGAGCTCGGCCGGACCATCCTCGCGCTCACCGCGGGGACCGAACCGCGGCTGCTGGGCTTGGCGCCGGGCGATCTGACCATCACGATCGGCATCGGCCCCCGCGTGGTGCGCAAGGCGCCGGGCGCGCAGGCAGCCGGAGCCGCGCTGCCGGGCACGACCGACCTCCCGCAGTTCTCGCGCGAACAGATCGCCCCGCAGGCACGCGGCGGAGACCTGTTGATCCAGCTGTGCGCGAGCGACGCGCTGGTCCTGCCGGTCGCCGCCGCCGCGCTGCTGGACCAGGCCGGGGCACGCGTCACGGAACGCTGGCGCCAGTCCGCACGGCGCGGGCCGAACACGCCTGTCGGGCCGGGACGTACCGCGCCCCGGAACCTGCTCGGCTTCCTCGACGGGATCGTGGGCCCGGCCACGACCGCCGAGCAGCAGGGCGACCTCTGGCTGGCCGGGCCGGCACCGGTGGCCGGGGGCACCATCGCGGTCGTCCGGCGGATGGAGCTCGATCTGCCGCGCTTCGCCGCGCTGTCCGTCCCGCAGCAGGAGGCGGTCTTCGGCCGGAGCCGGGACAGCGGTGTCCCGCTGTCCGGCGGCACCATCGCCACGAACCCGGACCTCGGCGCCAAGACCCCGGACGGCCGCTACCTGATCCCCGCCGACGCCCATGCGCGCCGCGCGCACGCGAACGTGGTCGGGGTCGGCCTGATGCAGCGGCGCTCGTACAGCATCGACGATCCGCGGCCCGGGCTGCTGTTCATCAGCTTCCAGAACGACCTGCACACCTTCACCGCCACGCTCACGCACATGGACGACTCCGACGCGCTGCTGCCGTTCACCACGACCACGGCGAGCGCGACGTTCCTGATGCTGCCGGGCTTCGATCAGCGGCATCCGCTGGGATCGACGTTGTTCAACTGA
- a CDS encoding nitrous oxide reductase family maturation protein NosD, whose product MCAVLGVLVLSLAGCGSGGAGHSSSQGKRPAGTHVTIHVPADAPTISDAVALAEPGDLVLVAPGTYHEMVRIKTPQITLRGESRDKVVIDGQLQQADGVVVTAPGVAVENLTVENNTQNGVLVTGSAQAAAGKSESNGDYDTGSEPVTFLNSFLVSYVTATRNGLYGIYAFSAQNGVIEHSYTSGGADSGIYVGQCKPCHIVVQDDIAELNAVGYEGTNASGDMYVVANRLVGNRVGLTTDSDHQEKLLPQQGAVVAGNLVAANQQSATPEQADGGWGIGIGVDGGSSNQFLHNRVTGNTNAGVVITATQDIPPNDNQILDDLFAGNGLDVGWTFPTATAGQGNCVRGQGLHTAPAGLGAAATACPAAPQTPSPSGTWSAPKPPGGIPFTDVAAPPVQPQFPNAAGTPATVVPAAPAVPDTAGLQVPTADLLAATALVQTS is encoded by the coding sequence GTGTGCGCCGTGCTCGGCGTCCTGGTGTTGTCGCTGGCCGGATGCGGCAGCGGCGGTGCCGGCCACTCGTCCAGCCAGGGCAAGCGTCCGGCCGGGACCCACGTGACGATCCACGTGCCGGCCGACGCCCCGACGATCTCCGACGCGGTGGCCCTGGCCGAGCCGGGCGATCTCGTGCTGGTCGCGCCGGGCACCTACCACGAGATGGTGCGGATCAAGACGCCGCAGATCACGCTGCGCGGCGAGTCGCGGGACAAGGTCGTCATCGACGGGCAGCTGCAACAGGCCGACGGCGTCGTGGTCACCGCGCCCGGCGTCGCGGTGGAGAACCTGACGGTGGAGAACAACACCCAGAACGGCGTCCTGGTGACCGGCTCGGCGCAGGCCGCGGCCGGCAAGTCGGAGTCCAACGGCGACTACGACACGGGCAGCGAACCGGTGACGTTCCTCAACTCGTTCCTGGTGTCCTACGTGACGGCGACGCGCAACGGGCTCTACGGCATTTACGCATTCTCGGCGCAGAACGGAGTCATCGAGCACTCATACACCTCCGGAGGTGCCGACTCGGGCATCTATGTCGGGCAGTGCAAGCCGTGCCACATCGTGGTGCAGGACGACATCGCCGAGCTGAACGCCGTCGGCTACGAGGGCACGAACGCCAGCGGCGACATGTACGTCGTCGCCAACCGGCTGGTCGGCAACCGGGTCGGCCTGACCACGGACTCCGACCACCAGGAGAAGCTGCTTCCCCAGCAGGGCGCGGTGGTCGCCGGCAACCTGGTCGCCGCCAATCAGCAGTCTGCGACACCAGAGCAGGCCGACGGCGGCTGGGGCATCGGCATCGGCGTCGACGGCGGCAGCTCGAACCAGTTCCTGCACAACCGCGTCACCGGCAACACCAACGCCGGTGTGGTGATCACCGCGACGCAGGACATCCCGCCGAACGACAACCAGATCCTGGACGACCTGTTCGCGGGCAACGGCCTCGACGTCGGCTGGACGTTCCCGACCGCGACCGCCGGGCAGGGCAACTGCGTGCGCGGCCAGGGCCTGCACACGGCTCCCGCCGGCCTCGGCGCGGCCGCGACCGCCTGCCCGGCCGCGCCTCAGACGCCCTCGCCGTCGGGCACCTGGAGCGCGCCGAAGCCGCCGGGCGGGATCCCGTTCACCGACGTGGCCGCGCCGCCGGTGCAGCCGCAGTTCCCGAACGCCGCGGGGACGCCGGCCACCGTCGTGCCGGCGGCCCCGGCGGTGCCGGACACCGCCGGGCTTCAGGTGCCGACGGCGGATCTGCTGGCGGCCACCGCGCTGGTGCAGACGTCGTGA
- a CDS encoding SdrD B-like domain-containing protein — MSEAGRKRVRPPGRKVGRLGRVGLATLLTAGGATGAIASGAPAASAAGADGTLTVQVLRDFFGTGIINATMDTPQQGMDVGVTDAAGHEVQGVTDATGKFVMKSSTVLTGSQYRVDVTIPAQYAYLQAAPASTQANHFDSFTTYVNLAGGKAASVITGVWNPADYTTPDHKYYAPVQTPAVSTSGTPADPNGRALVAVDPAARDTCTPPTNCPTVLNTQSEVGTTWGLAYDRYQDRIFQSAFAKRYTVYGPDGGGAIYTTPTDGSSAPKLFATVPGAAITGHGGEDMRKDPLFTNAPGEESVGGIALSEDGKTLYAVNLLTRTLVSFDATGATASLPSATVPIPDPGCASPTDWRPFAVAAHDAKLYVGGVCDAESTQQRSDLKAVVYAYDGSTFTKVLTQGLDYQRGEVINGVHTALSDHWNPWDTDLATWGQRMGYDNVYIDPQPELASLAFTRDGSMIVGFRDRFMDVIGAGGLDPRPGNNTPEQGMSGGAIDMACSAPNGAYDWEGTGDCPNHATYANDGHKPAGVVQYFPGDFFDPGHTGQGAHEDASQGSVAYVPQQQWVVSTELDPAKQVSSDGFGYYDVTTGIGPGQDDPANGYQFVGPNDNAFGKAGGLGDIAYTAANAPIQIGNYVWFDGDHNGVQDAHSTNEVPLAGATVNLLDAAGKQVATTTTDAAGEYYFGGVGAKYQLTPGAKYTVQFDVCTAKTDNVPGQPPATALRFTLPLAGTDRVHDSNVVPPTTGELCDGTAPVTAPAKPGGVDHTIDAGVYIPAPTPPPTSSPPTTTPPTTSSSSKPPSTPPTTPTTPAPTTSSSSGGLAHTGLANSVPELALISMLLLTAGGAIAWGSRHRRAGKH; from the coding sequence ATGAGCGAAGCCGGTAGAAAACGGGTGCGGCCACCCGGCAGAAAAGTCGGGCGGCTGGGCCGGGTGGGACTGGCGACTCTGTTGACGGCGGGTGGCGCGACCGGAGCGATTGCGAGCGGGGCGCCTGCGGCTTCCGCGGCCGGCGCCGACGGCACCCTGACCGTCCAAGTGCTGCGGGACTTCTTCGGCACGGGCATCATCAACGCCACCATGGACACCCCCCAGCAAGGCATGGACGTCGGCGTCACGGACGCGGCGGGCCACGAGGTCCAGGGGGTGACCGACGCGACCGGGAAGTTCGTCATGAAGTCGTCGACGGTCCTCACCGGGAGTCAGTACCGCGTCGATGTCACCATCCCGGCGCAGTACGCCTATTTACAGGCCGCGCCGGCATCGACGCAGGCCAACCACTTCGACAGTTTCACGACGTACGTGAACCTCGCCGGGGGCAAGGCGGCCTCGGTGATCACGGGCGTGTGGAACCCGGCGGACTACACGACGCCGGATCACAAGTACTACGCCCCGGTGCAGACCCCTGCTGTCAGCACCAGCGGCACCCCCGCCGACCCCAACGGTCGAGCACTGGTGGCGGTCGATCCCGCCGCCCGCGACACCTGCACGCCGCCGACGAACTGCCCGACGGTGCTCAACACGCAGTCGGAGGTCGGCACGACGTGGGGCCTGGCATACGACAGGTACCAGGACCGCATTTTCCAAAGCGCTTTTGCAAAGCGCTACACCGTCTACGGCCCTGACGGCGGCGGCGCGATCTACACCACGCCGACTGACGGCTCGTCCGCGCCGAAGCTGTTCGCCACGGTGCCGGGTGCCGCGATCACCGGGCACGGCGGCGAGGACATGCGCAAGGATCCGCTGTTCACGAACGCGCCGGGGGAGGAGAGCGTCGGCGGCATCGCGCTGTCCGAGGACGGCAAGACGCTGTACGCCGTGAACCTGCTGACGCGCACGTTGGTGAGCTTCGACGCGACCGGTGCGACGGCTTCACTGCCGTCGGCGACGGTGCCGATCCCGGATCCGGGATGCGCCTCGCCGACCGACTGGCGTCCGTTCGCGGTCGCCGCGCACGACGCCAAGCTGTACGTCGGCGGCGTCTGCGACGCGGAGAGCACCCAGCAGCGCAGCGACCTCAAGGCGGTCGTGTACGCGTACGACGGTTCCACCTTCACCAAGGTGCTGACCCAGGGGCTCGACTACCAGCGCGGTGAGGTCATCAACGGGGTCCACACCGCGTTGTCCGACCACTGGAACCCGTGGGACACCGACCTGGCGACGTGGGGCCAGCGCATGGGCTACGACAACGTGTACATCGATCCGCAGCCGGAGCTGGCCAGCCTGGCCTTCACCCGCGACGGTTCGATGATCGTCGGATTCCGCGACCGGTTCATGGACGTCATCGGCGCCGGCGGTCTCGACCCGCGGCCGGGGAACAACACTCCGGAGCAGGGCATGTCCGGCGGCGCCATCGACATGGCCTGCTCCGCGCCGAACGGCGCTTACGACTGGGAGGGCACCGGCGACTGTCCCAACCACGCCACCTACGCCAACGACGGGCACAAGCCCGCAGGCGTCGTCCAGTATTTCCCCGGCGACTTCTTCGACCCGGGCCACACGGGACAGGGAGCGCACGAGGACGCCTCCCAGGGCTCGGTGGCCTATGTCCCGCAGCAGCAGTGGGTGGTCAGTACCGAGCTCGACCCGGCCAAGCAGGTCAGCTCGGACGGTTTCGGCTACTACGACGTGACCACCGGCATCGGCCCCGGCCAGGACGACCCGGCGAACGGCTACCAGTTCGTCGGCCCGAACGACAACGCCTTCGGCAAAGCCGGCGGTCTCGGCGACATCGCCTACACGGCGGCGAACGCCCCGATCCAGATCGGCAACTACGTCTGGTTCGACGGCGACCACAACGGCGTCCAGGACGCCCACAGCACCAACGAGGTCCCCCTCGCCGGCGCCACGGTGAACCTGCTCGACGCCGCCGGCAAGCAGGTGGCGACCACCACGACCGACGCAGCCGGCGAGTACTACTTCGGCGGCGTCGGCGCGAAGTACCAGCTCACCCCGGGCGCGAAGTACACGGTGCAGTTCGACGTCTGCACGGCCAAGACGGACAACGTCCCCGGCCAACCACCGGCGACCGCACTCCGCTTCACCCTCCCCCTGGCCGGCACCGACCGCGTCCACGACTCCAACGTGGTCCCCCCGACCACCGGCGAGCTCTGCGACGGCACCGCCCCCGTCACCGCCCCGGCCAAACCCGGCGGCGTGGACCACACGATCGACGCGGGCGTCTACATCCCGGCCCCGACCCCGCCGCCGACCTCCAGCCCGCCGACGACGACACCCCCGACGACCTCCTCGTCGAGCAAGCCGCCGTCGACCCCGCCGACCACCCCGACCACCCCGGCCCCGACAACCTCGTCGAGCTCCGGCGGCCTGGCGCACACCGGTCTGGCGAACTCGGTACCGGAGCTGGCGCTGATCAGCATGCTGCTGCTCACCGCCGGCGGCGCGATCGCCTGGGGCAGCCGCCACCGGCGGGCCGGAAAGCACTGA
- a CDS encoding TetR/AcrR family transcriptional regulator has product MSGVQDPRAARTRSRLRTALLEACAEQPLSEVSVAEVAQRAGVGRATFYLHYPGLEDLAVDACADVVREAVEALHAWRGVPDPAVPPAPLETFFAGLEQHRAVYTALLTPGGGGPLGLVLHRDLRERSRKERELAGAPDAELVAAAVAGTFTGVLADWLHGLVPGTATEVAGQVWRLLIALHSARLR; this is encoded by the coding sequence ATGAGCGGTGTCCAAGACCCCCGCGCCGCGCGCACCCGGAGCCGCCTGCGTACGGCGCTGCTCGAGGCGTGTGCCGAGCAGCCGCTGAGCGAGGTCAGCGTCGCCGAGGTGGCGCAGCGCGCGGGAGTCGGACGCGCCACGTTCTACCTGCACTACCCAGGCCTCGAGGACCTCGCCGTCGACGCCTGCGCCGACGTGGTGCGCGAAGCGGTCGAGGCGCTGCACGCCTGGCGCGGCGTCCCGGATCCGGCCGTACCGCCGGCGCCGCTGGAGACCTTCTTCGCCGGACTGGAGCAGCACCGGGCGGTCTACACGGCGCTGCTGACCCCGGGCGGAGGCGGCCCGCTGGGGCTGGTGCTGCACCGCGATCTCAGGGAGCGAAGTCGCAAGGAGCGAGAGCTGGCCGGCGCGCCCGACGCGGAGCTGGTCGCGGCAGCGGTGGCGGGCACGTTCACGGGCGTGCTGGCCGACTGGCTGCACGGATTGGTGCCCGGCACGGCGACCGAGGTCGCGGGGCAGGTGTGGCGGTTGCTGATCGCGCTGCACAGCGCGCGACTGCGCTGA
- a CDS encoding DUF1304 domain-containing protein: MQTTANVLIGLVAALHVYFLILEMFLWQKKPGRDLSGFDAEMARATAPLAANQGLYNGFLAAGLVWGLVADDPTAFAAKVFFSICVVIAGLYGAATANRRILVAQALPGALALAAVLLAR, from the coding sequence GTGCAGACGACAGCGAACGTCCTCATCGGCCTGGTGGCAGCCCTCCACGTCTACTTCCTGATCCTGGAGATGTTCCTGTGGCAGAAGAAGCCGGGCCGCGACCTCTCCGGCTTCGACGCCGAAATGGCCCGCGCCACCGCGCCCCTGGCGGCGAACCAGGGGCTCTACAACGGATTCCTCGCGGCGGGGCTGGTGTGGGGCCTGGTCGCCGACGACCCCACCGCGTTCGCCGCGAAGGTGTTCTTCTCCATCTGCGTCGTGATCGCCGGCCTCTACGGCGCCGCGACCGCGAACCGCCGCATCCTGGTGGCGCAGGCCCTGCCCGGGGCGCTGGCGCTGGCGGCGGTACTGTTGGCGCGATGA
- a CDS encoding alpha/beta hydrolase, with product MSRQQRAAIDALLRSAPRSETPPTVEEQRGGFAAAVGAPAPEGVATRQTVLGGRPALELTPDGASERGHLLYLHGGGYVIGSPDTHAGLVGELARRAGLRTTSVDYRLAPEHPFPAAVEDGLAAYRELVEAGTDPQDIVIGGDSAGGGLALATLLAARDAGLPQPAAAVVFSPWTDLTLGGASIRTKHGIDPIFIEDDLRAYADLYIGAGDRTQPLVSPLFADLTGLPPLLIQVGANELLLDDAVGLAGRAGADDVEVTLEIGRELPHVFQHHFGRLDEADEALERAARFLNAQIQAAQFQAAHAEAEHLTPAAV from the coding sequence ATGTCCCGTCAGCAGCGTGCAGCCATCGATGCCCTCCTTCGCTCCGCCCCGCGCAGCGAGACGCCGCCCACCGTCGAGGAACAGCGCGGCGGCTTCGCGGCGGCCGTCGGCGCGCCCGCGCCGGAGGGCGTCGCCACCCGGCAGACCGTGCTCGGCGGGCGGCCGGCCCTGGAACTGACGCCGGACGGCGCCTCGGAGCGCGGCCACCTGCTCTACCTGCACGGCGGCGGCTACGTCATCGGCTCGCCGGACACCCACGCCGGACTCGTCGGCGAGCTGGCGCGGCGGGCCGGGCTGCGGACGACGTCGGTCGACTACCGGCTGGCGCCCGAGCACCCGTTCCCCGCGGCCGTCGAGGACGGGCTCGCCGCCTACCGCGAGCTGGTGGAGGCGGGCACCGACCCGCAGGACATCGTGATCGGCGGGGACTCGGCCGGCGGCGGTCTGGCGCTCGCCACCCTGCTCGCCGCCCGCGATGCCGGACTGCCGCAGCCGGCCGCCGCGGTCGTCTTCTCGCCCTGGACCGATCTCACGCTGGGCGGCGCCAGCATCCGCACCAAGCACGGCATCGACCCGATCTTCATCGAGGACGACCTCCGGGCTTACGCAGACCTCTACATCGGCGCGGGCGACCGTACGCAGCCCTTGGTCAGCCCGCTGTTCGCGGACCTGACCGGGCTGCCGCCGCTGCTGATCCAGGTCGGTGCGAACGAGCTCCTGCTCGACGACGCGGTCGGGCTGGCGGGGCGTGCGGGTGCCGACGACGTCGAGGTCACGCTGGAGATCGGGCGCGAGCTGCCGCACGTCTTCCAGCACCACTTCGGGCGGCTCGATGAGGCGGACGAGGCGCTCGAGCGGGCCGCGCGTTTCTTGAACGCACAGATCCAAGCCGCACAGTTCCAGGCCGCGCACGCAGAGGCCGAGCACCTCACTCCGGCGGCCGTCTAG